A stretch of the Bacillus mesophilus genome encodes the following:
- a CDS encoding ABC transporter ATP-binding protein: MENVLNAEQLSYGYVNTQFISELSISFHKGEMVSIIGPNGSGKSTVLRLMTRLLKPKNGVVYLEGEKINGLPSKDIAQKMTMLPQINDHRLDLTVRDLVKYGRHPYLKWYEEYNTNHNQYIDWAIAATNLTALQHRSLQTLSGGERQRAWIAMSIAQTPNILLLDEPTSYLDIAHQLEVMELLKELNRSLGITIIMVLHDVNQAAKYSHRIIAMKDGNVVRQGEPREVYNCEFFRDVFSIEAKVHMEGSHPICDPYGLVSYQQKTIDWSVVK, from the coding sequence ATGGAAAATGTCTTAAATGCCGAACAGCTTTCTTACGGGTATGTGAATACTCAGTTTATAAGTGAACTATCCATAAGCTTTCATAAGGGGGAAATGGTTAGTATTATCGGTCCCAATGGATCAGGTAAGTCCACCGTCTTGCGCTTAATGACGAGGTTATTAAAACCTAAGAACGGGGTTGTTTATTTAGAAGGTGAAAAGATAAATGGTCTTCCTAGCAAGGATATTGCTCAAAAAATGACGATGCTTCCACAAATTAATGACCATCGTTTAGATTTAACGGTACGTGATTTAGTAAAATATGGTCGTCATCCTTATTTAAAATGGTATGAAGAATACAATACTAACCACAATCAATATATTGATTGGGCGATAGCTGCCACTAACTTAACGGCCTTACAGCATCGTTCATTACAAACACTATCAGGTGGAGAAAGACAACGAGCGTGGATTGCAATGTCAATAGCGCAAACACCTAACATACTCTTATTAGATGAACCTACTAGTTATTTGGATATTGCACATCAGCTTGAAGTCATGGAGCTGCTAAAGGAATTGAATCGTTCACTTGGCATAACGATCATCATGGTATTACATGATGTCAATCAGGCTGCCAAATATAGTCATAGAATAATAGCCATGAAAGATGGAAACGTAGTCAGACAAGGTGAGCCAAGGGAAGTATATAATTGTGAGTTTTTCAGAGATGTTTTCTCCATTGAAGCCAAGGTGCATATGGAGGGGAGCCATCCGATATGTGATCCTTATGGATTAGTCTCTTATCAACAAAAAACAATAGATTGGAGTGTAGTGAAATGA
- a CDS encoding antibiotic biosynthesis monooxygenase, whose product MIVITNTIRVKKGAGESLAERFNRPGEVEKSQGFLALNLLQTRDTEEYDEFVVWTMWTSKEAHDEWTRGETFRKSHSGPRPDFILSSKITYYDVVGQRNPVSSPLEVN is encoded by the coding sequence ATGATTGTTATTACAAACACAATTAGAGTAAAAAAAGGTGCTGGAGAAAGCCTAGCAGAGCGCTTTAACCGCCCGGGAGAGGTGGAAAAAAGTCAAGGATTTCTTGCTTTAAATCTACTGCAAACGAGAGATACAGAAGAATACGATGAATTTGTAGTCTGGACCATGTGGACATCAAAAGAAGCACATGATGAATGGACAAGAGGAGAAACTTTCCGTAAATCTCATAGTGGACCAAGACCAGATTTTATATTGAGCTCAAAAATTACTTATTATGATGTAGTCGGTCAACGAAATCCAGTTTCTTCTCCACTAGAAGTAAATTAG
- a CDS encoding PAS domain-containing protein, with translation MTKSYKELDLINQELYYRAFSYAPIGMALLNQSGNILKVNSSLCDFLGYKEDELLNKNVVEVSHSEDLQVDLALDSRLEDGEFSSYEMEKRYIHKSGEIIWGLLKVSKVEVSGEVFTIGQVVDITASKQAEIEKKRLKSFYDLSSEGIGIFDLEGNIIQVNKAFEKIFGYEEFEIKGRKLPVTPELSKSDAIYLIKETVEGRMVNDFETIKQRKDGRLITTSINMSPICDDLGNVAALAGMVRDITDQKEVFTLLQSFLTNNLDPILIFDAEGKLVQTNNAMVQTFGWSTRELIGLYMGELPLIPAKYTHEVDEIKKIVKDGGGIRELETIRLKKDGTLLDVLMTSFPIKDHQDLINGFAIIYRDITERKKSEELMVQSEKLSIAGQLSAAIAHEIRNPITAIKGFMNLLQNSQEKTLYYEVVNSEIGRIETILSELLNLAKPQKAVFTEADISVIVGQVITLLEAEANMNNIEIIKGFDAVLPEIVCDENQIKQVIINFIKNAMEAMPEGGKLKIDIHTENTSVLVRFSDTGCGIPKEILAKIGQPFYTTKEKGTGLGFMISKRIINDHNGTVTISSEENKGTVIEIHIPVKVA, from the coding sequence ATGACCAAAAGCTATAAAGAATTAGATTTAATAAATCAGGAATTGTATTACAGGGCTTTTTCTTATGCACCAATTGGGATGGCATTGTTAAATCAGTCAGGTAATATTTTGAAGGTGAATTCTTCACTATGTGATTTTCTTGGTTACAAAGAAGATGAACTGTTGAATAAGAACGTGGTAGAAGTGAGCCATTCTGAGGATTTACAAGTTGATTTAGCTTTAGATAGTAGACTCGAAGACGGTGAATTCAGTTCCTATGAAATGGAAAAACGTTATATACATAAGAGTGGGGAAATCATTTGGGGATTACTTAAGGTCTCTAAGGTAGAAGTTTCAGGGGAAGTATTCACCATTGGACAAGTCGTAGATATAACAGCAAGCAAACAAGCTGAAATTGAAAAGAAACGATTAAAATCATTCTATGATTTATCTTCTGAAGGGATTGGAATATTTGACTTAGAGGGTAATATCATTCAGGTTAATAAAGCTTTTGAAAAAATATTTGGATATGAAGAATTCGAAATCAAAGGACGTAAATTACCCGTTACACCGGAACTTTCGAAAAGTGATGCAATATACTTAATTAAAGAAACAGTTGAAGGTAGAATGGTAAATGACTTTGAAACGATCAAGCAAAGGAAGGATGGACGGTTAATTACAACAAGTATTAACATGTCACCTATATGTGATGATCTTGGAAATGTAGCCGCACTTGCTGGAATGGTTAGAGATATCACCGATCAAAAAGAGGTATTCACCCTTTTACAATCCTTCTTAACTAACAACCTTGATCCTATTCTTATTTTTGATGCAGAGGGGAAACTAGTCCAAACCAATAATGCAATGGTGCAAACCTTTGGTTGGAGCACTAGAGAGTTAATTGGACTCTATATGGGAGAATTACCTTTAATTCCAGCCAAGTACACACATGAAGTAGATGAGATTAAGAAAATAGTGAAAGACGGGGGCGGGATCCGTGAGTTGGAAACGATTCGACTCAAAAAAGATGGAACGTTATTAGATGTATTAATGACTAGTTTTCCAATTAAAGATCATCAAGATTTAATAAATGGATTTGCAATCATCTATAGAGATATTACGGAGCGGAAAAAATCAGAAGAACTCATGGTTCAATCTGAAAAACTATCAATAGCTGGCCAGCTATCAGCAGCAATCGCCCATGAGATTCGGAATCCCATCACGGCAATAAAAGGTTTTATGAATCTACTTCAAAACTCACAAGAGAAGACACTATACTATGAGGTTGTAAATTCAGAAATAGGTAGAATTGAAACGATTTTGAGTGAACTCTTAAATTTGGCAAAACCACAAAAAGCAGTGTTTACGGAAGCTGATATTAGTGTGATTGTAGGTCAAGTCATAACTCTGTTAGAAGCAGAAGCAAACATGAATAATATTGAAATTATCAAGGGATTTGATGCAGTTTTACCGGAAATAGTTTGTGACGAAAATCAAATTAAACAAGTGATTATTAATTTTATCAAGAATGCAATGGAAGCAATGCCTGAAGGCGGCAAGCTGAAAATTGATATACATACTGAAAATACAAGCGTGTTAGTCCGTTTTTCGGATACAGGCTGTGGCATTCCAAAAGAAATTTTAGCGAAAATAGGTCAACCTTTTTATACCACAAAAGAAAAGGGAACAGGTTTAGGGTTTATGATTAGTAAACGAATAATTAATGACCATAATGGTACTGTTACTATTTCTAGTGAAGAGAATAAAGGGACAGTGATAGAAATACATATTCCTGTTAAAGTAGCTTGA
- a CDS encoding flavodoxin domain-containing protein, with product MKKVCIVFRSLTNNTEEIARLLSNHLSKYCEVDMFNMDGLDPSTLLQYDGILIGAFTWGNGTLHYDCHVFYKKLNRIDLRNKVVGCFGSGDYTFTNFCAAVDIFQEKVRERGGIVVLEGLKIHLAPETDECFKKCLLFSRAFVTLIGEKCESHSHKEVFLA from the coding sequence ATGAAAAAAGTCTGTATCGTATTCCGAAGTTTAACTAACAACACAGAAGAAATAGCAAGGTTACTATCAAATCATTTATCGAAATACTGTGAAGTAGATATGTTTAATATGGATGGATTAGATCCCTCAACCTTACTTCAGTATGACGGAATCTTAATAGGAGCATTTACTTGGGGAAACGGAACGCTACACTATGATTGCCATGTGTTCTATAAGAAGTTAAATCGTATTGATTTGCGTAATAAGGTAGTTGGTTGCTTTGGCTCGGGAGATTATACCTTTACTAATTTTTGTGCAGCAGTTGACATATTCCAAGAGAAGGTACGTGAAAGAGGAGGAATCGTTGTATTAGAAGGATTGAAGATACATTTAGCTCCGGAAACGGACGAATGTTTCAAGAAATGTTTATTGTTTTCCAGAGCCTTTGTAACATTAATAGGGGAGAAATGTGAGAGTCATAGTCATAAAGAAGTATTTTTAGCTTGA